The following are from one region of the Petrotoga mobilis SJ95 genome:
- a CDS encoding ABC transporter ATP-binding protein yields MPNSDKVILKVENLKKYFPVRAGVFKRTVAQVLAVDDISFEIKEGETLGLVGESGCGKSTTGMTILRLYEPTDGRIIMEEQDTTPWFMKGTTVNKYVKKIYSDRFEKMKKELGSEEEVIKKLDNQIDKKYAQLYFQNGVSEIRKDLLNNLAEKRRSFRKNAQVIFQDPYSSLNPRMRVLDIIGEGMKVNKMGTASEIRDRVANLMETVGLSKDYVYRYPHQFSGGQRQRVGIARALALDPKLIISDEAVSALDVSIQSQIINLMVDLKNDYGLTYVFIAHDLAVVKHISDRIAVMYLGKIAELTTKKELFDEPLHPYTVSLMSAIPIPDPEVKKKRVVLQGDVPSPLNPPSGCRFHPRCPIAKDICSKEEPPLKEVKPGHFVSCHFPGEFKI; encoded by the coding sequence GTGCCAAATAGTGACAAAGTGATCTTAAAAGTTGAAAATTTGAAAAAATATTTTCCTGTTAGAGCCGGGGTCTTCAAAAGAACAGTCGCCCAAGTGCTAGCTGTAGACGATATTAGTTTTGAAATAAAAGAAGGCGAAACTCTGGGGCTTGTTGGTGAGTCCGGTTGTGGTAAAAGTACAACAGGCATGACAATCCTGAGATTATACGAACCAACAGATGGACGAATTATAATGGAGGAACAAGACACTACACCATGGTTCATGAAAGGTACCACCGTTAATAAGTATGTTAAGAAGATTTATTCAGACAGATTTGAAAAAATGAAAAAAGAATTAGGTTCAGAAGAAGAAGTAATTAAGAAATTAGATAATCAAATAGACAAAAAATACGCACAGTTATATTTTCAAAACGGAGTAAGTGAAATAAGAAAAGATTTGTTGAATAATTTGGCTGAAAAAAGACGATCCTTTAGAAAAAATGCCCAAGTCATCTTTCAAGACCCCTATTCTTCCTTAAATCCAAGAATGAGAGTTCTGGATATCATAGGAGAAGGTATGAAAGTTAATAAAATGGGTACAGCTTCTGAAATAAGAGATAGAGTAGCTAACTTAATGGAAACAGTAGGATTATCGAAAGATTATGTTTATAGGTATCCCCACCAATTTTCTGGTGGACAAAGGCAAAGAGTAGGGATAGCGCGTGCTTTGGCATTGGACCCAAAATTAATCATTTCTGATGAAGCAGTTTCCGCTTTAGATGTTTCCATTCAATCTCAGATAATAAATTTAATGGTTGACTTGAAAAATGATTACGGTTTAACCTATGTTTTTATAGCTCACGATTTGGCCGTTGTGAAGCACATAAGCGACAGAATAGCGGTTATGTATCTAGGAAAGATAGCTGAATTAACAACGAAAAAAGAGCTCTTTGATGAGCCATTACACCCTTATACGGTTTCTTTGATGTCGGCAATTCCTATACCAGATCCGGAAGTGAAAAAGAAAAGAGTGGTTTTACAAGGTGATGTACCAAGCCCTCTAAATCCACCCTCGGGTTGTAGATTTCATCCTCGTTGTCCAATTGCTAAAGATATTTGTAGCAAAGAAGAACCACCACTTAAAGAAGTTAAGCCAGGACATTTTGTATCATGTCATTTTCCTGGTGAGTTTAAAATTTAA
- a CDS encoding SoxR reducing system RseC family protein, translating into MREVMDVIDKDESYVYLRTTRTQECESCAMKGGCTLLGGANELNLKAKNIEKVDVKKGDKVVVELPEVPVVKLSFLAYGIPLIVFLSIVSILYTLGFSDIFSFLAGILGLGITYFLIHQYDRKKLKDRYLPVILQKLEKKIDLKLHEKGEI; encoded by the coding sequence ATGAGGGAAGTAATGGATGTTATCGATAAAGACGAAAGTTACGTGTATTTGAGAACCACACGAACGCAAGAATGTGAAAGCTGTGCAATGAAAGGTGGCTGTACCCTATTAGGTGGGGCAAACGAACTAAATTTAAAAGCTAAAAACATCGAAAAAGTCGATGTAAAAAAAGGAGATAAAGTAGTTGTAGAATTACCTGAAGTTCCAGTAGTGAAACTTTCTTTTTTAGCTTATGGGATTCCTTTAATAGTTTTCTTGTCTATAGTTTCCATTCTCTATACTTTGGGCTTTTCAGATATCTTCTCTTTCTTGGCTGGCATTTTAGGATTGGGAATTACTTATTTTTTAATTCATCAGTACGATAGAAAAAAATTAAAAGACAGATACTTACCAGTCATACTACAAAAGTTAGAGAAGAAAATAGATCTAAAGTTGCACGAAAAAGGAGAAATCTAA
- the thrB gene encoding homoserine kinase produces MIRVKVPATTANIGPGFDSLGIALQLYNIIEVEEINFGLEINIPVEDQAYIETNEHNLVYQAMKRLFDAVNIHPKGLRINLINNIPIARGLGSSAACIVGGLVVANELLNNPLKKEEIIYLAATMDGHTDNILPAFVGGLTVGSLLEKEVKYVKMDLPTQLKLLAIIPDFHFSTKKARSLLPKNVPIEDAVFNISRVGLLVASLVTSHFENLSEATKDKIHQPYRKDFIPYWEEITSKLMKIGTKGYFLSGSGPTIMGILDGDYKNIEDEMVNFLSHFDQGYKVTVLDVCHNGLEVINDEGSNGCYR; encoded by the coding sequence ATGATAAGAGTCAAAGTTCCAGCCACAACTGCCAACATAGGACCAGGATTTGACAGTTTAGGGATAGCCTTACAATTGTACAATATCATAGAAGTAGAAGAAATAAACTTTGGCCTAGAAATTAATATTCCGGTTGAAGATCAAGCATATATAGAAACTAATGAGCATAATTTAGTTTATCAGGCGATGAAACGATTGTTTGACGCAGTAAATATTCATCCGAAGGGTCTTCGCATAAATCTTATAAATAATATACCCATAGCAAGAGGTTTGGGAAGTAGCGCAGCCTGTATAGTCGGAGGCTTAGTAGTTGCCAACGAACTGCTTAATAATCCTTTGAAGAAAGAAGAGATAATATATTTAGCAGCTACAATGGATGGACATACGGATAATATTCTACCTGCATTCGTTGGAGGATTGACAGTAGGAAGTTTGTTGGAAAAAGAAGTTAAGTATGTAAAAATGGATTTACCAACTCAGTTGAAATTATTGGCAATTATCCCCGATTTTCATTTTTCTACCAAAAAAGCTCGTTCACTTTTACCAAAAAATGTGCCCATTGAAGATGCGGTGTTTAATATAAGCAGAGTTGGTCTTCTCGTAGCCTCGCTTGTAACCTCCCATTTTGAAAATTTGTCAGAAGCCACGAAAGATAAAATTCATCAGCCATATCGTAAAGATTTTATCCCCTACTGGGAAGAAATAACATCTAAATTGATGAAAATAGGTACAAAGGGGTATTTTTTGAGTGGTTCTGGGCCAACAATCATGGGAATTTTGGACGGAGATTATAAAAATATAGAAGATGAGATGGTTAATTTTCTTTCTCACTTTGATCAAGGTTATAAAGTAACGGTTTTGGACGTATGTCATAATGGATTGGAGGTAATAAACGATGAGGGAAGTAATGGATGTTATCGATAA
- a CDS encoding RNA polymerase sigma factor: MIEEKFIEDLKKNDPDAFKKLYEEYAPKIYGVLKNYVNHDEIEDALQEVFIRIIKGINGFKGLSKLSTWIYRIAVNVGKNYSRKYQRSKETSVDFEDETDQNPNIQAISNTNVKNEVLEELDYQMILNIMEKLDKEERLLIKLRDIDGMSYNEIAEIMEIPLGTVKSKLHYARKKLRQFIEEANLV; the protein is encoded by the coding sequence TTGATAGAAGAAAAATTCATTGAAGATCTTAAAAAAAATGATCCCGATGCGTTTAAAAAATTATACGAAGAGTATGCACCAAAAATTTATGGGGTTTTAAAAAATTACGTTAACCATGATGAAATAGAAGATGCACTTCAAGAGGTGTTTATAAGAATTATTAAAGGAATAAATGGATTTAAAGGCCTTTCCAAATTGTCTACTTGGATTTACAGAATAGCTGTCAATGTGGGAAAAAATTATTCTCGCAAATATCAACGAAGCAAAGAAACTTCTGTGGATTTTGAAGATGAAACGGATCAAAATCCTAATATACAAGCAATCTCCAATACAAATGTAAAAAATGAAGTACTAGAAGAGCTTGATTACCAAATGATTTTAAATATAATGGAAAAACTAGACAAGGAAGAAAGACTACTGATTAAGTTAAGAGATATCGATGGTATGAGTTACAATGAAATTGCTGAGATAATGGAAATCCCTTTAGGGACTGTAAAAAGTAAGCTGCATTATGCGAGAAAAAAATTGCGACAATTCATAGAGGAGGCCAACTTAGTATGA